A genomic region of Melanotaenia boesemani isolate fMelBoe1 chromosome 13, fMelBoe1.pri, whole genome shotgun sequence contains the following coding sequences:
- the LOC121650986 gene encoding solute carrier family 25 member 45, which produces MPFLEFIAGSISGALGLAVGHPLDTIKVRLQAQSGYRGIFHCVAKSYSHEGLHGFFKGMAFPVLTTGIINSVVFGSYSNALGYLTQFQHNGQNQYKPASAGQVFSAGCFSGLVQVLICAPIDLVKVRLQGQTTAARYRGPIHCMAVILKEEGPRGLFRGGVALALRDVPCYGLYFLPYEVIRKALTETSKEPGAFAILMAGGVAGVVTWAFATPMDVVKARLQMSGAGGRKYSGVLHCMRESVREEGFRVFFKGLLLNSLRAFPVNAVTFLSYESLMKIFCPPAG; this is translated from the exons ATGCCATTTTTGGAATTCATAGCGGGGAGCATTTCAG GTGCTTTGGGACTTGCAGTTGGACATCCATTAGACACAATAAAG GTGCGTCTACAAGCCCAGTCTGGATATAGAGGAATATTTCACTGTGTGGCTAAATCATACTCTCATGAAGGG CTTCATGGATTCTTCAAGGGGATGGCATTTCCGGTGCTGACAACTGGCATTATCAACTCTGTTGTCTTTGGTTCATACAGCAATGCTTTAGGTTACCTCACTCAGTTTCAACACAATGGCCAGAATCAATACAAGCCAGCCTCTGCAGGGCAGGTCTTCAGTGCTGGCTGCTTCTCAGGCCTGGTACAG GTGTTGATTTGTGCTCCAATCGACCTGGTGAAGGTGCGTCTGCAGGGTCAGACAACTGCTGCCCGTTATCGTGGACCCATACACTGTATGGCTGTCATACTGAAGGAGGAGGGACCCCGGGGTCTGTTCAGAGGAGGTGTGGCTCTTGCTCTGAGGGATGTACCCTGCTATGGACTTTACTTCCTGCCTTATGAGGTCATTCGCAAGGCTCTAACTGAGACCAGCAAAGAACCAG GAGCCTTTGCGATCTTGATGGCAGGGGGTGTAGCAGGTGTGGTGACCTGGGCTTTCGCAACGCCTATGGACGTTGTGAAAGCTCGTCTCCAGATGTCGGGTGCCGGCGGCCGAAAGTACAGCGGGGTCCTTCACTGCATGAGGGAGAGCGTGAGGGAGGAGGGATTCAGGGTCTTCTTCAAAGGTCTCTTGCTGAACAGCCTGAGGGCTTTTCCTGTCAACGCCGTCACTTTCCTCAGCTACGAGAGTTTGATGAAGATTTTCTGTCCACCAGCAGGATGA
- the mad2l2 gene encoding mitotic spindle assembly checkpoint protein MAD2B, whose translation MTTLTRQDLNFGQVVADILCEFLEVAIHLILYVREVYPSGIFQKKKKYNVPVQMSCHPELNQYIQDTLHCLKPLIEKNDAEKVVVVIMDKEHHPVERFVFEISQPTLLSISSDTLLSHVEQLLRAFILKISVCDAVLNNNPPGCSFTVLVHTRDAATRNMEKVQVIKDFPWIVADEQEVHMKEPRLIPLKSMTSDIVRMQLYVEERAQKT comes from the exons ATGACTACTCTAACAAGACAAGACCTAAATTTTGGACAAG tggtTGCTGACATTCTGTGCGAGTTCCTGGAAGTCGCTATTCATCTCATTTTATATGTCCGTGAAGTTTATCCCTCTGGGatatttcagaagaaaaagaaatacaatgtACCTGTGCAG ATGTCATGTCACCCTGAGCTGAATCAGTATATCCAAGACACACTACATTGTTTAAAACCTCTCATTGAAAAG AACGATGCAGAGAAGGTTGTTGTTGTCATCATGGACAAAGAGCATCACCCTGTCGAGAGATTTGTATTTGAGATTTCACAACCTACTCTTCTCTCTATCAG CTCGGATACTTTGCTTTCACATGTGGAGCAGCTTCTGAGGGCATTCATACTGAagatcagtgtgtgtgatgctgtTTTAAACAACAACCCACCAG GATGTTCTTTCACAGTGCTTGTCCATACCAGAGATGCTGCTACACGTAATATGGAGAAGGTTCAAGTCATCAAG GATTTTCCATGGATAGTCGCTGATGAGCAGGAAGTTCACATGAAGGAGCCGAGACTCATTCCACTGAAGTCTATGACGTCTGACATAGTCAGG ATGCAGCTGTATGTGGAAGAAAGAGCCCAGAAAACGTAG
- the smim1 gene encoding small integral membrane protein 1 encodes MDSNSTRSVHYDRWNEDVNMNVDASQSAVRRIYNRVCVGSTGLAVKIAGAVAALVSLYILGYMTGYYIHRCL; translated from the exons ATGGACTCTAACAGTACCCGCAGCGTGCATTATGATCGCTGGAACGAGGACGTCAACATGAATGTAGATGCTTCACAGTCTGCTGTAAGGAG GATCTACAACAGAGTGTGTGTTGGCAGCACTGGATTAGCAGTGAAGATAGCAGGAGCTGTAGCTGCGCTGGTGTCCCTTTACATCTTAGGATATATGACAGGATACTACATTCATAGGTGTTTGTAG